A stretch of the Eretmochelys imbricata isolate rEreImb1 chromosome 15, rEreImb1.hap1, whole genome shotgun sequence genome encodes the following:
- the LOC144275695 gene encoding uncharacterized protein LOC144275695 gives MAGARPAQAPVTFDDVAVYFSAEEWEELAEWQKELYKDVMRDNYEALNSLGHAATKPDIIRLLECGEEPCVKGHKDSGNGKAFNFISDAEIRWKKETHLQKTLRGLEVPRLLAGGPTEGGLQSSDRELVCQAQSNSEDHQGNSPGSGVEPPTPWQSRFTAATWQCCSLGCKQVAPFELPVGLPRVLEGRVWPLDVLAPQPFTPAETLCKRIQCEKWFTPLPAAGGHGGTPMGAETSMCPKCKGSRGESSYLSARQRIPPGENPCMCARREPSPAQPVPQRLPPGENPCLCARCEPSPAQPVPQRLPLGENPCLCARCEPSPAQPVPQRLPPGENPSLCARREPSPAQPVTQRLPPGERQYRCPKCEKSFCYRQEYTWHQRAHLGDRLYKCSGCEKSFRSKQELVWHQRAHAAERPYKCRECEKSFRYKQEFTWHQRAHVGDRPYKCPACDKHFRYQQELTWHQRSHTGERSYRCLGCEKSFRYKQEFTWHQRVHVGENPYRCPTCQRTFRCKQQYASHQRAHSGERPHRCSECGKGFSRNSALLKHQRLHTGEGPYCCPTCEKSFHQCAHLLKHQRSHTRKRDRPDGQKPSERRQPQQDPSKAAGRETL, from the exons ATGGCAGGGGCGCGCCCCGCTCAG GCCCCAGTCACGTTTGACGATGTCGCTGTCTATTTCTCCGCGGaggagtgggaggagctagcAGAATGGCAGAAGGAGCTGTACAAGGACGTGATGAGGGACAACTACGAGGCTTTGAACTCCCTGG GACATGCTGCCACTAAACCCGACATTATCCGGCTGCTTGAATGTGGGGAAGAGCCATGTGTCAAGGGTCACAAGGACTCTGGGAATGGAAAAGCTTTTAACTTTATCT cagatgctgagatcagGTGGAAGAAGGAGACTCATCTGCAGAAGACTCTCAGGGGATTGGAAGTGCCCAGGCTGTTAGCAGGGGGACCCACAGAAGGTGGCCTCCAGAGCTCAGACAGGGAATTAGTCTGTCAGGCTCAGTCCAACTCAGAAGATCATCAGGGAAACTCTCCTGGAAGTGGAGTGGAGCCACCCACTCCTTGGCAAAGCAGGTTCACTGCAGCCACCTGGCAATGCTGCTCCCTGGGATGTAAGCAGGTGGCTCCCTTTGAACTCCCTGTGGGACTCCCGCGTGTGCTTGAGGGCAGGGTCTGGCCCTTGGATGTCCTTGCTCCCCAGCCATTCACTCCTGCTGAGACTCTGTGTAAACGCATCCAGTGTGAGAAATGGTTCACTCCACTGCCAGCTGCTGGTGGTCACGGCGGGACGCCCATGGGAGCAGAGACCTCCATGTGCCCCAAGTGCAAGGGGAGCCGTGGGGAGAGCTCTTATCTTAGTGCACGTCAGAGAATCCCCCCAGGAGAGAACCCCTGTATGTGCGCTCGCCGTGAgccaagcccagcccagcctgtgcCCCAGAGACTCCCCCCGGGAGAGAACCCCTGTCTGTGCGCTCGCTGTGAgccaagcccagcccagcctgtgcCCCAGAGACTTCCCCTGGGAGAGAACCCCTGTCTGTGCGCTCGCTGTGAgccaagcccagcccagcctgtgcCCCAGAGACTTCCCCCAGGAGAGAACCCCTCTCTGTGCGCTCGCCGTGAgccaagcccagcccagcctgtgaCCCAGAGACTCCCCCCAGGAGAACGACAGTATAGATGCCCCAAGTGCGAGAAGAGCTTCTGCTACAGGCAGGAATACACGTGGCACCAGAGAGCCCACCTAGGCGACAGGCTCTATAAATGCAGCGGGTGTGAGAAAAGTTTCCGCTCCAAGCAGGAGCTGGTTTGGCACCAGCGGGCCCACGCAGCAGAGAGGCCATACAAGTGCAGAGAGTGCGAGAAGAGCTTCCGCTACAAGCAGGAATTCACATGGCACCAGAGAGCCCACGTGGGCGACAGGCCGTATAAATGCCCCGCCTGCGATAAGCACTTTCGCTACCAGCAAGAGCTCACGTGGCACCAACGGAGCCACACCGGGGAGAGGAGCTACAGGTGCCTGGGCTGTGAGAAGAGCTTCCGCTACAAACAGGAATTCACGTGGCACCAGAGGGTCCATGTGGGAGAGAACCCCTACCGATGCCCCACATGTCAGAGGACCTTCCGCTGCAAGCAGCAGTATGCAAGCCACCAGAGGGCCCACAGCGGGGAGAGGCCCCATAGATGCTCTGAGTGTGGTAAGGGCTTCAGCCGGAACTCAGCCCTTCTTAAACACCAGCGACTCCACACCGGGGAGGGACCTTACTGCTGTCCTACCTGCGAGAAAAGCTTCCACCAGTGCGCACACCTTCTCAAACACCAGAGATCCCACACACGCAAGAGAGACCGGCCGGATGGGCAGAAGCCTTCTGAGCGGAGGCAGCCCCAGCAAGACCCGAGCaaggctgcaggcagagagacCCTGTAA